The Amycolatopsis endophytica genome includes the window CGCGCCGAGTACCTCAACGCCGGCGACGACACCGAAGCCGGCCTGCCCGACCTGCTGGGGCGTTCCATCCGCACGTCCCGCCGCCCGGACGCCTTCCGCATGGCCGTCACGTTCCGCGCGCTCGGCATCGACGGCATGGGCGCGCTGGTCGAACACTGCTGCGCCACGGCGGCCGACGTCGCGTCAGCGATCGAGGCGGACCCGTCGTTGCGGCTGTGGGGCGCGCCGACGCTGTCCACGGTGCTGTTCCGGCCCGCCCGCGCCGACGAGCTGCCCGCCGCGACCGGAGACGAACTGGTCGCGCGCGTGCGCCGGACCCTGCTGGAGGCCGGCACCGCGATCGTCGGCAGGGCCACGATGGCCGACGGCGTGTGGCTCAAGCTGACCCTGCTGCACCCGCACGCCACGGTCGAGGACTACCGGCCGCTGCTGGGCTCGGTGGTGACGACCGCGAACGCGCTGGCGGCCGAGGTGGCCGGAAGCGCGGTGCCGGGGTGAGCCCGGTCGACCTCGCCGGGGCCGGGATCGGCCCGGTCAACCTGTCGCTGGCCGCGCTCGCCGAGCCGGTCGCGGACCTCACCGTCGCGCTGTACGAGCGCGGCCCGGAGTTCCGCTGGCATCCCGGTCTGCTGCTCGACGGCGTGACCCTGCAGGTGCCCTTCCTCGCCGACCTGGTGACGCTGGTCGATCCGACCAGCGCGCTGTCCTTCCTGAACTACCTGCGGGAGGAGGACCGGCTCTTCCGGTTCTACTTCGCCGAACGCTTCCACGTCCCGCGCGCCGAGTACGACGGCTACTGCCGGTGGGTCAGCCGACGACTGGCGTCCTGTGTGTTCGGCACCGAGATCACCGGGATCGAGTGGCGCGACGGCCTGTTCCGCCTGCGGGCGGCGTCCGAAGTGGTCAGTGCGCGCAACCTGGTACTGGGCATCGGAACCGAACCGCGACTGCCGGAACCCTTGCGGCGCCTCGCGCACGATCCGGGCGTGCCCGTGCTCCACTCGGCCGAATACCTGTCGCACCGCGAGCGGCTGCTCGCGCTGCCCGCGGTCACGGTGGTCGGCTCGGGCCAGTCCGGCGCCGAGGTCTTCCTGGATCTGCTGCGCCACCGCAAACGACCGGAGGGCCTGCGATGGGTGACGCGCACGGTGTCCTTCGCCCCGATGGAGTACTCCAAACTCGGGCTGGAGCAGTTCACCCCCGATTACACGCGGTATTTCCACGCGCTGCCCGAACCCGAGCGTGACCGGCTGCTGCCCGAGCAATGGCAGTTGTACAAGGGAATCGACAGCGGGACCATCGCCGAGATCCACGACGAGCTGTACCGCCGCTCGGTCGGCGGCGGCTGGCCCGGCGTCACGCTCACGCCCGGCGTGGAGGTCGTCGCCGCGCGCCGGGACGGTGACCGGATCGCGCTCGGCCTGCGGCACCGGCAGCAGGGCAGCGCCGCGACCTGGATGACCGACGCGGTCGTCGCCGCCACCGGATACGCGGAACGGTCGCTCGACGCGCTTCTCGGGCCCCTGGCCGACCTCGTCGCGCGGGACGGAAGCGGACGCCCGGTCGTCG containing:
- a CDS encoding lysine N(6)-hydroxylase/L-ornithine N(5)-oxygenase family protein; this translates as MSPVDLAGAGIGPVNLSLAALAEPVADLTVALYERGPEFRWHPGLLLDGVTLQVPFLADLVTLVDPTSALSFLNYLREEDRLFRFYFAERFHVPRAEYDGYCRWVSRRLASCVFGTEITGIEWRDGLFRLRAASEVVSARNLVLGIGTEPRLPEPLRRLAHDPGVPVLHSAEYLSHRERLLALPAVTVVGSGQSGAEVFLDLLRHRKRPEGLRWVTRTVSFAPMEYSKLGLEQFTPDYTRYFHALPEPERDRLLPEQWQLYKGIDSGTIAEIHDELYRRSVGGGWPGVTLTPGVEVVAARRDGDRIALGLRHRQQGSAATWMTDAVVAATGYAERSLDALLGPLADLVARDGSGRPVVEHDYRLRLPPEIGGAIFVQNAESHTHGVGAPDLGLAAWRAASIINAVCGRTVYRLPSRTAFTRFGLEE